The following proteins are encoded in a genomic region of Corallococcus soli:
- a CDS encoding class I SAM-dependent rRNA methyltransferase, whose amino-acid sequence MLSTYLSREAARKLRHGAPWLRREDIVSMEGEPEPGTPMQLKDEDGQVLGLGDVDLEASYAVRRLGLPDEAVEGLIPRHVRHAFERRARLVDDPRFCRIVNDDGDGLPGLIVDRYDQHFVVQTLTRSMDARQEEITRTLGEVTGAASVLLRNDTLRRKALGLPAQRPHVMYGTPPRWCRLLEMGARFTVDLTYGRGTGYAYDQRELRRFLGRTGNGDRVLDVACNVGGLFVHAGRHGARQILAFDGNADAAELARENAEANGLLGRVTVEQGEPLAVLRALKDTFDLVLLDTLGVASEEDFTEQVRLALRRTRHGGRLLVVGYHPPLAMGSFTEAVATACEQEARIAFRLVRMGLPPDHPAPVGSPGAEYLEAVALEVS is encoded by the coding sequence TTGCTCAGCACCTACCTGTCCCGAGAAGCCGCCCGGAAGCTTCGCCATGGAGCGCCCTGGCTGCGGCGCGAGGACATCGTCTCCATGGAGGGCGAACCGGAGCCCGGCACGCCCATGCAGCTCAAGGACGAGGACGGGCAGGTCCTGGGGCTGGGAGACGTGGACCTGGAGGCCTCCTACGCCGTGCGCCGCCTGGGCCTGCCCGACGAGGCCGTGGAGGGGCTCATCCCCCGGCACGTGCGCCATGCCTTCGAGCGCCGCGCGCGCCTGGTAGATGATCCGCGCTTCTGTCGCATCGTCAACGACGACGGGGACGGGCTGCCGGGGCTCATCGTGGACCGGTACGACCAGCACTTCGTCGTGCAGACGCTCACGCGCTCCATGGACGCGCGCCAGGAGGAGATCACCCGCACGCTGGGCGAGGTGACGGGGGCGGCCTCCGTGCTGCTGCGCAACGACACGCTCCGGCGCAAGGCGCTGGGGCTGCCCGCGCAGCGCCCGCACGTCATGTACGGCACACCTCCACGCTGGTGCCGCCTGCTGGAGATGGGCGCGCGCTTCACGGTGGACCTCACGTACGGCCGGGGCACGGGCTACGCGTATGATCAGCGCGAGCTGCGCCGCTTCCTGGGACGCACCGGCAACGGGGACCGCGTGCTGGACGTGGCCTGCAACGTGGGCGGCCTCTTCGTCCACGCCGGGCGCCATGGGGCCAGGCAGATCCTCGCCTTCGACGGCAACGCGGACGCCGCGGAGCTGGCGCGCGAGAACGCGGAGGCGAACGGGCTGCTCGGCCGGGTGACGGTGGAACAGGGCGAACCCCTGGCGGTCCTGCGGGCGCTCAAGGACACCTTCGACCTGGTGCTGCTGGACACCCTGGGCGTGGCGTCCGAGGAGGACTTCACCGAACAGGTGCGGCTGGCCCTCAGGCGCACCCGCCATGGAGGGCGGCTCCTGGTGGTCGGATATCACCCACCGCTGGCGATGGGCTCGTTCACGGAGGCGGTGGCCACGGCCTGCGAACAGGAGGCGCGCATCGCCTTCCGGCTGGTGCGGATGGGGCTGCCGCCAGACCACCCGGCGCCGGTGGGCTCCCCGGGCGCGGAATACCTGGAGGCGGTGGCGCTCGAGGTGAGCTGA
- a CDS encoding NAD(P)/FAD-dependent oxidoreductase, with product MAYRVNNIGLWLDEPEELLGQRAAEKLGVTRGDLASVRVVRSVLDARKKGSPRYIYTLEVELAPGRKAPRLPPDVSEAPAAPELLPRVKEPEKLPLIIGTGPAGLFCALGLLERGVRSILLERGREVVTRRKDVAKLMRDGSLDPESNMNFGEGGAGAYTDGKLSTRINHPMVRKVIEAFARYGAPDHILIEGKPHIGSDLLPGAVAKLRDELIAGGCQVHFEQRVDDLLYRDGHIAGVKMADGRTLESDRVILAPGNSARELYERFAADGQVSVEAKPFALGFRAEHPQSLINGIQYGAAAKHSKLPPADYKLAENLDVDGEVRGVYSFCMCPGGIVVPTPTQDGLQCTNGMSNSRRNAKFANAGIVVSVSVADFEREGFRGPLAGLEFQRHWEEKAYKLGGGRFYAPAQTIPDYLAGRVKKDPGDTSYRPGLAHMDLNQLFPERLTQSLKAALRTFDKKMRGFISDEGKLIGIESRTSSPVRITRGNDLQSVSMRGLYPAGEGCGYAGGIVSSAIDGLRIAEQIATELT from the coding sequence CGCTCGGTGCTGGATGCGCGCAAGAAGGGCAGCCCGCGCTACATCTACACACTGGAGGTGGAGCTGGCGCCGGGCCGCAAGGCCCCGCGGCTGCCGCCGGACGTGAGCGAGGCGCCGGCCGCGCCGGAGCTGCTGCCGCGCGTGAAGGAGCCGGAGAAGCTGCCGCTCATCATCGGCACCGGACCCGCCGGGTTGTTCTGCGCGCTGGGCCTGCTGGAGCGCGGCGTGCGCAGCATCCTGCTGGAGCGGGGCCGCGAGGTGGTGACGCGCCGCAAGGACGTGGCGAAGCTCATGCGCGACGGGTCGCTGGACCCGGAGAGCAACATGAACTTCGGCGAGGGCGGCGCGGGCGCGTACACGGACGGCAAGCTGTCCACGCGCATCAACCACCCCATGGTGCGCAAGGTCATTGAGGCCTTCGCCCGCTACGGCGCGCCGGACCACATCCTCATCGAAGGCAAGCCGCACATCGGCTCCGACCTGCTGCCCGGCGCGGTGGCAAAGCTGCGCGACGAGCTCATCGCCGGCGGCTGCCAGGTGCACTTCGAGCAGCGCGTGGACGACCTGCTCTACCGCGACGGCCACATCGCGGGCGTGAAGATGGCGGACGGCCGCACGCTGGAGAGCGACCGCGTCATCCTGGCGCCGGGCAACTCCGCGCGCGAGCTGTACGAGCGCTTCGCCGCCGACGGACAGGTGAGCGTGGAGGCCAAGCCCTTCGCGCTGGGCTTCCGCGCGGAGCACCCGCAGTCGCTCATCAACGGCATCCAGTACGGCGCCGCCGCGAAGCACTCCAAGCTGCCGCCCGCGGACTACAAGCTGGCGGAGAACCTGGACGTGGATGGCGAGGTGCGGGGCGTCTATTCGTTCTGCATGTGCCCCGGCGGCATCGTGGTGCCCACGCCCACGCAGGACGGGCTGCAGTGCACCAACGGCATGAGCAATTCGCGGCGCAACGCGAAGTTCGCCAACGCGGGCATCGTCGTCTCCGTGTCCGTGGCCGACTTCGAGCGCGAGGGCTTCCGCGGGCCGCTCGCGGGCCTGGAGTTCCAGCGACACTGGGAGGAGAAGGCCTACAAGTTGGGCGGAGGCCGCTTCTACGCGCCCGCGCAGACCATCCCGGACTACCTGGCCGGCCGCGTGAAGAAGGACCCGGGGGACACCAGCTACCGCCCGGGCCTGGCGCACATGGACCTGAACCAGCTCTTCCCGGAGCGGCTGACGCAGTCGCTCAAGGCGGCGCTGCGCACGTTCGACAAGAAGATGCGCGGCTTCATCAGCGACGAGGGCAAGCTCATCGGCATCGAGAGCCGCACCAGCTCTCCGGTGCGCATCACCCGGGGCAATGATCTGCAGTCGGTGTCCATGCGCGGCCTGTACCCGGCGGGCGAGGGCTGCGGCTACGCGGGCGGCATCGTGTCCTCCGCCATTGATGGACTGCGCATCGCTGAGCAGATTGCCACCGAGCTGACTTGA